The Halobaculum magnesiiphilum genome contains the following window.
TTTTGTCGGATACCGGGACCACGCTCGCCGTGTCCTGACAGTCGTCGCGCGACGGTCAGCGGGTGTGAGGCCGCTCAGGCCTCGGCGCGGACGGCGCGAGCCGTGTGCGCGTGCGGTCAGCCGTCGCGTGTCGCGTCCCTGCCGGCCCCGCGCGGGCCGTCCCGGCGACGCACCGACCGCCTGTCAGCCATCTCCTGAGCGTCGCGACCGCCGACATCGACGAACGCGCGGGGAACGTTCTTGTCCGCGGAGCGGCTACGTCGAACCGACCGTGAAGCTGGACGACTACGTCGAGTTCGAGGCGAACGAGCGGGCCGAGCGCCGACGGCTCGCACAGGAGAAGTCCTACGAGCTGATGGACCACCTCGAGTCGTTCCAGCACCGCTTCGACGAGGCCACCGACGGCGACTCGGTGTTCGGGTCCGTCTCGCCGTCGATCTTCGTCGGCTCCTCGAACTACCCGAACCTCTCGACGGGCCTGCTGTCGCCGGTCGGCCACGAGGACGACGCAGCGACCTACGAGACGAGCGGCGCGTGGTACGAGGAGGACGTCTCCATCTCGGACGTGTTCGAGCGGCGCACCTCGCTGCTCAACTCGAACAAGGGGGTCGACGCGCGCGAGGCCGCGAGCGTCCACGACGCCTGGGACGGCTTCCTCGGCGTCCAGCGCGAGGTCGCCATCGCCGACCGCCCGGTCGACGTGGAGGTGTTCCTCGACGACGGCCCGGCCATCGACTACGACGTGTCGCCCGACGACATCGCGACGCCGACGGGACCGCGCGCCCGCGCCGCCGACGCGGACCTGACGGAGAACCCGCACGTCCCGCGGCCGGTGAAGAAGACGCTGGAGGACGACGACTGGCGCGCGGAGGGGGCGATGAACTACCTCTATCGCCGCGGGTTCGACGTGTACGACATCAACACCGTCCTCTCGGCGGGCGCGCTCGGCCGCGACGACCAGCGACGGCTGGTGCCGACGCGGTGGTCCATCACCGCCGTCGACGACACGATCGGGAAGTACCTCCGGGGGACGATCCGCGACCGCCGGAGCGTCGACACCGTCCAGGTGTGGCGCAACGAGTACCTCGGCAACGCCTTCTGGGTGATCCTCGCGCCCGGCGACTGGGAGTTCGAGTTGGTCGAGATGAAGTCGCCGGGGAGCATCTGGCACCCCGACCCCGAGGGAGACACGTACCTCTCGTCGGCCCACGAGAACCGCGAGGGACGGACGCAGTACGTCGACGAGACGGCGGGCGCGTACTACGCCTCCCGGTTCGGCGTGCTCGAACACCTCTCCGAGCGCGGCCGACAGGCGAAAGTACTCGTCCTCAGACACGTCTCCGACGACTACTGGGGGCCGGTCGGCGTCTGGCAGGTGCGCGAGAGCGTCCGCAACGCCTTCGAGGGCGAACACGGCGAGGCCGAGACGTTCGAGGAGGCCGTCCGCGGCGTGAGCGAGCAGCTGCCGGTGTCGCTCGCGCGGCTCCGGGGGAAGTCGACGATGGTCGCGGGGTTACAGTCGAGCCTCGCGGACTGGACGACGTAGCCCGAGCCCGTCTGCTCGCTCCCGTCGGTCGGGTTTCGGGAGCCGTGCTGTCTCCGTACAGCCCCGCCGTCAGAGTTACTCGATCGGGCACCGACACCCCGGTATGGCCCTCCCGATCGGACAGATCCCCGGCGGTCCGGAACTGCTGATCGTCCTCCTCGTGCTCCTGCTCCTGTTCGGCGGATCTGCGCTGGCGGCGATCGTGATCTTCGGGGGAGTGAAGCTCCTCGGCGGCGACGGTGACGACGACCGGATCGCGTCGCTCGAACGCGAACTGGCGGAGACTCGCACGGAACTACGTGCGCTCCGCGAGGAGACGGGGGCGGCCGAGAGGGAGACCGCCGACGCCGCCGGCGACACCGCGGGCGATGCAGACGACGGCGACGCTGCGGACGACGCCGCCGGCGACACCGCGGGCGATGCCGGTCGTGACACCGCGGGCGGCGCCGACCGCGATACCGCAGGCGACGCCGACGGCGACACCGCGGACACTCCCGTCGACGGCGACGATCCCGACTACGAGGAGTCGAGGTCGGCGTAGGCGGCGTCGACCATCTCGCCGGTCTCCTCGATGATACGGTCCATCTCCTCGGCGTCGGTGTCGAGTCCGAGTAGCCGCGCGATCCGCATGATCGAGACGTGGTACACGGCCTGGACGCCCGGTTCCTCCT
Protein-coding sequences here:
- the nreA gene encoding DNA repair protein NreA yields the protein MKLDDYVEFEANERAERRRLAQEKSYELMDHLESFQHRFDEATDGDSVFGSVSPSIFVGSSNYPNLSTGLLSPVGHEDDAATYETSGAWYEEDVSISDVFERRTSLLNSNKGVDAREAASVHDAWDGFLGVQREVAIADRPVDVEVFLDDGPAIDYDVSPDDIATPTGPRARAADADLTENPHVPRPVKKTLEDDDWRAEGAMNYLYRRGFDVYDINTVLSAGALGRDDQRRLVPTRWSITAVDDTIGKYLRGTIRDRRSVDTVQVWRNEYLGNAFWVILAPGDWEFELVEMKSPGSIWHPDPEGDTYLSSAHENREGRTQYVDETAGAYYASRFGVLEHLSERGRQAKVLVLRHVSDDYWGPVGVWQVRESVRNAFEGEHGEAETFEEAVRGVSEQLPVSLARLRGKSTMVAGLQSSLADWTT